The Campylobacter curvus genome includes the window AAGATCGATCCTTGGTTTTTGGATCAAATTTATCAGATCGTGGGGTTTGAAAGTAAAATCGACATGGATATCCTAAACGACGCAAATTTACTCCGCACCGCCAAAACTATGGGCTTTTCGGACAAGATGATCGCAGTGCTCATCAACGAAAAAGACAACCTCGAACTCAGCCAAAACGACATCTATTTCGCGCGTGAAAAGCTTGGTATAAATTTTGAATACAACGAGGTCGATACGTGCGCGGGCGAATTTAAAGCCCTCACGCCGTATCTTTACTCCACGACAAACGTCACGAAGCTGCCTCGCAAAGAGCAAAATTTAGACGCGAACAAGAAAAAGGTGATGATCATCGGCGGCGGACCAAACCGCATAGGTCAAGGCATCGAGTTTGACTACTGCTGCGTGCATGCTAGCTACGCTCTGCGCGACATGGGCGTGAAAACGATAATGTATAACTGCAACCCCGAGACCGTCAGCACCGACTACGATACGTCCGATGTGCTATATTTCGAGCCCATTGACTTCGAGCATGTGCGCTCGGTCATCGAGCACGAAAAGCCTGACGGGGTGATCGTGCATTTTGGCGGGCAGACGCCGCTAAAATTTGCCAAACGGCTCGTGGTCGCGGGTGCGAAGATCATCGGTACGAGCGCGCGCACGATCGACATCGCCGAAGACCGTAAAAAATTTAGCGAATTTATCTCAAATTTAGGAATTAGGCAACCCACAAACGACACCGCGACGAGCGAGGATGAAGCCCTAAAAAAGGCTGCCGCGATCGGCTATCCAGTGCTGGTGCGCCCTAGCTATGTGCTTGGCGGTCGCGCGATGCGCCGCGTGCATAGCGAAAGCGAGCTCAAACAATACATGAGCGAAGCGGTCAAGGTCAGCAACAACTCCCCCGTGCTGCTTGATAAATTTTTACAAGACGCCACCGAGCTTGACGTCGATGCGATAAGCGACGGCAAAGACGTTTATATCGGTGCGATAATGGAGCATATCGAGGAAGCGGGCATCCACAGCGGCGATAGCGCGTGCATCCTGCCGCCCCTTAGTCTCTCACCCGAGATGATCGCAAAAGTCGAGGCGCAAACACGCGACATTGCACTAAATTTAGGCGTCGTGGGACTCATGAATATCCAGTTTGCTATCTATGAGAATGAACTATACATGATCGAGGTAAATCCGCGCGCGAGCCGCACCGTGCCCTTTGTCAGCAAGGCAACGGGCGTGCCGATGGCAAAGGTCGCTACGCGCGTGATGTGGCAGGGCGACCTGCGCGAGGCGCTTAAATTTTACGATCAATACGGCATCGTGGAGCAAGCGGGTGAAATTTTAAAGCCTCGCGTGAAGGATCACGTATGCGTGAAAGAGGCGGTCTTTCCGTTTAACAAGCTTAGCGGAGCCGATCTCATCCTTGGTCCTGAGATGAAATCCACGGGCGAAGTGATGGGCATAAGTGCCGATTTTGCAAGCTCGTTTGCCAAGTCTCAGATCGCCGCGAGCAACTGCCTGCCAACCGGTGGGAATGTCTTTTTGACGCTAACTGACGCGGATAAGCCCTATGCTGCGCAGCTAGCAAAGGAACTCATAAATTTAGGCTTTAACATCGTCGCGACCGGCGGAACGCATAAAATTTTAAGCCAAAACGGCGTGGAGGCGGAGTTTGTCTATAAGATCAGCGAAGGACGCCCGAATATCGAAGATAGGCTAAAAAACGGCGATATCGCGCTCGTGATAAACACCAGCGACAGCAAATCAAGCGTAGATGACGGCAAGAAAATCCGTCAAAACGTGTTGCGATTTAAAATTCCGTATTTTACCACTATGCGTGCGGCTCTTGCAGCGGCAAGATCGATAAAAAGCGTGCAAGAAGGCAGCGCGCTGGAAGTAAGAAGTTTACAGGAGTATTTACAGAAATAATTTGCCTTTTTTGGCAAAATCTTCTTTTATTAAATGAAATTTTAGGATTATCAAAAAATGATAACAAAAGAAAATTTACAAGAACTTGCGATTTTTCTAGGTTTCACAAAAGACAAGAAATGTGAATATTACGTTAGTGAAAATGGACTGGCGATAGACTTTGAAAATGAAAAACTAATATATCCTAAAGAACTTAAAAAGAGTGATGAGACTACATCAAATTTCTCACATAATGAAAATTTTGTTGTTTTTGAGTGTGTGAATGCACTTTTAGATTTAGGATACAAGCCTGAAAATTTAGAGATCGAGCCAAGATGGAAGCTTGGTAGAAGCACAAAAAGTGGTAAGGCTGATATTTTAGTTTGCGATCACTCAAAAAACGCTTATCTTATTATAGAATGTAAGACCTATGGGGACGAGTTTGAAAAAGAGTGGAACAATATGTGTTCTAATGGCGGACAACTTTTTAGCTACGCTTGGCAGGAACAAAAGACAAAATTTATCTGCCTTTATGCGAGTGATTTTGACAAAAAACTAACTCATCAAAGTAAAATCATAAATATACAAAATATCTTTAAAGCATTTAGTCCGCAAAATAACGATGAGTTGGTTGCATCTTGGATAAATAATGGGAGTATTTTTAACGAAAGTGGGATCTTTGAAAATAGTGAGCCTTATTTTATCGGCGAAGCTCGAAAAACGACACAAAATTTGCAAGATATTGGTGAGCAAATAGATGAAAAATATAATAAATTCGCAACTATTTTAAGAAAACACAACATTTCAAGTAAGGAAAATGCCTTTGACAAGCTTGTTAATCTATTCTTATGTAAAATCGTCGATGAGATCAAAAATAAAGATAATCTAAAATTTACCTATAAAGGTGATCTGGCTGATAGCTTTTTTGATATGCAAGACCGCCTAGAAGAGCTTTATCAAATAGGTATGAAAGAGTTTTTAAATGAGGATGTTACCTATATAAATGACGACGCGATAGATCGCTCTTTTTTAGAATTTAAAGATAACGCCTTAAAACAAACTATAAAAAAATATTTTTTAGAGCTTAAATTTTTCTCGTCAAACAACTTTGCTTTTTTGGAAGTTTATAACAAAGAGCTATTTAATAAAAATGCTATCGTTTTAAAAGAGATTATTCAAGAATTTGAAAATTTACGTTTAAAAAGCAATAAGCCAAATCAGTTTTTAGGCAACCTTTTTGAGATGTTTTTAGATGGCGGTTTTCAGCAAAGCGAAGGGCAGTTTTTTACACCATTTCCGATAGTTAAATTTATCATCCGTTCGCTCCCGTTAAATGAGCTTATAGAAAATGATAAAAATTTAAGTATCATCGACTATGCTTGTGGGGCTGGACACTTTTTGATAGAGTATGCAAACGAGCTTAAACACTACATTGCACCAAGTGAACTAAGTGCGTTTTACTCACAAATTTATGGCATAGAAAAAGAGTATCGCCTAAGCAAAGTTAGTAAAGTTTCAGCCTTTATGTATGGACAAGAAGATATAAATATAGTCTATGCAGATGGACTTAAATCTCATAAAAATATAAAAGATGGCACTTTTTCGCTTCTTGTCGCAAACCCACCTTATAGCGTAAAGGGCTTTTTACAAACTTTGGATGATGAAGATAGGCAAAAATTTAGCCTAAACGAATTTGCAAATGATGAAAGTAATAATATCGAATGCTTTTTTATCGAAAGGGCATATCAGCTTTTAAAGCCTCACGGTATCGCTGCTATTATTTTACCAAGTAGTTTTTTAAATAAATCCACTCCTAAAATTTATGAAAAAGCTCGTGAGATAGTGCTTAAAAATTTTAAGATCATAGCCATTTGTGAGCTGTCAAATAAAACTTTTGGCAAAACGGGCACAAACACTATAACATTGTTTTTAAAAAAGCGTTTTGAACCACCAAGATACGCCGATATATTGAGTGATAGAGCGATAAATAATTTCATAAACGATGATGGATATAAAGATGAAAATTTACTTGCTGATTATGCTAAATTTCAAGATTTTGACGAAAATGAGCTTGGCGAGTTTTTAAATAAAAATATTAAAAATACTATTTTTGAAAGTGAAATTTTTAAAGACTATGAAAGAGAATTTGAAAAATCAAATGCCTATAAAGAGCTTATAGGAAATTTTGATAAGCCAAAATTTAAACGCATTGAATTTGAAAAAACACCAGAATTTAAAGATATCAATAATGATAAGAAGGCACTAAATGAGGCGTTAAAAAATTTTAAAATACCGCAGTGGCGAAAGGATGAGCTTAAAAATGAAGCTTTTGTAAAATTTGCAAAAGAGATTGAGCTTGAAAAGATTTATTATTTTATTCTTGCAAAATCGCAACAAAATGTTTTAATTATCAAAAGTCCAACTGAAAATAAGGAGCAAAAAGAGTTTTTAGGCTACGAGTGGAGCGAATCAAAAGGTAAAGAAGGCATAAAGCTTTTAAATAATGTAAGCATAAAAAACGACGAACTTGACGAAGCTCAAAAACAGATCATATCAAGCATCAAGGGAATGGATATTATAAATACGCCACTTTACAACCCAAAGGATAAAGATGACAATTTAAAATTAAGCTTTTTGATAAGGCAAAATTTTAATGCAGATTTAAAGCAAATCCCTGGAAATTTAACTAAATTTGCTAGTGTCTCTAAGCTAGTTGATATGATGGATTTTAAAAAGCCAAAATTTGATAAGGCGATAAATTTGAGTGTGAAAAGTAGTGTTGAAATAGTTAGTAAATTTCCACTTGTAAGGCTTGGAGAGTGTGGCGATTTTTTTATGGGTGGAACTCCGTCAAGAAATATATCTCAATATTGGAATGGTGATATAAAATGGCTAACTATTGGTGATTATGCAAATTTTGATTTAATTTTAGATACAAAGGAAAAAATTACGGATCTTGGTATCCAAAATTCATCCGCAAAAGTAGTTAAATCGGGATGTATTGTAGTTTCTATTTATGCAACTATTGGTAGAGTTGGTATTTTGGGTTCTGACATGGCAACAAATCAAGCTATCGTAGCTTTAAAAGTTAATCAAAATTTTATAAATAAATATGTTATGTATTCGATTGACTATTTTAAATTTCAAATGTTTGACAAGACCATTACAACTTCTCAAAAAAATATCAATCTTGAAATATTAAAATCCATTAAAATCCCAAATCCGCCACGTGAAATACAAGAAAAAATAGTAGCTGAATGCGAAAAAGTATATGACGAATTTAAAACAATAAGAATGGAAATTTCAGAGCTTAAAGCTAAAATGAGCGAAATTTTTTCAAAATTTGACATAAAATTTAGTCAAAATTCGGGGGGGGGGGGGGGACGACCCTATGATTTACTCAAAAATCTTGATATTATCTTTAATCCTTCAAAAGCTTTTATTAGGGAATTTGGTGATGAAACTTTGGTGTCATTTGTGGATATGCAAAGTCTTAGCGAAGATGGATATATACAAAAACAGCAAATTAAGCCATTAGGTCAGCTGCGAAGTGGTAGTTATACTTATTTTGAGAAAAATGACATTGTATTAGCAAAGATAACACCTTGTATGGAGAATGGCAAATGTGCTTTTGCAGAAAATTTATCAACCGATATAGGACTTGGAAGTAGCGAATTTCATGTGCTAAGATGCAATAAAAATAAAATTTTACCAAAATTTCTATTTGGATTTTTAAATAGGCGAGATATTAGAGAACAAGCTGCCAAGCGTATGACAGGAGCTAGTGGACATAGGCGCGTTCCTATTGATTTTTATAAAAATTTAGAGATTTGTACTCCACCACTTGAAATTCAATCTCAAATCATAGCTGAATTTGAAATTTTAGAAGCACAGATCAAAGTACGAGAAACCAAGCTAGAACAAGCACAAAACGCTTATAGTAAAATTCTAAATAAATATTTATGAAAATTATCAAATTTAATAAATAGTAGAATTTGTAGTTTAGGTTAAATCTCAAGTATTAATTAAAGATACTTGAGATATATAAATTCTAGGTTTTTACAGCATCTCTATAAACGCTTCCAAGCGCGTTCTGATCTGTCCGGCGTCGCTTGGCGAGTAGTCGGTCTCTAGCGCCATGTATGGCGTACCGATCTCGTTGCAAGCGCGCTTCATATTTATCGTTTCGATATTGTAGGTGTGACAGGCTTGCAAAACCACGTCTATGACGCCGTCCGCCTTATACTCCTTTATCATCTCTTGTATCACGCGCTCGCGGTCCTTGTTTGGTGACATTATGGAGCAAGGTATGCTCATATAGCGCTTTGCGATCGCCATCAAAGGCTCGTCTTCTTCGTTTATCAGGTTGGAGAAATTTTTACTTCCCGTGCAGTTTTCAAAGGCCACGACCACGCCGCCGGCCTCCTCGATAGGCGGCACGATCTTGTCAAACATGCCACCGCTCGGACAGCCCGTGATGATGATGCGTTTGGCGCTTTTATGCACCGCGCTTTCGCCGTTTTTGACCATCTCTTCGAGCCTTTTTATGATGATCTCAAGGTCTTTTAGCTGCTCTTCTTTGTCAAAGATAAAGCCATTGCCATATAAAATTTGATGTAGCTCTTTGCCGTTAAGAGGCGGTGGGACAAGCTTTGAAAAGCTTTGAAATTTATCCATCAGCTCGCGTTCTTTGTTGAAAATTTTGATCGCCTCTCGCAGCTCGTCGTCATTTACCGTAGTGCCAAATTTCTCCTCCAGCCTGCTTTTTAGCTTCGCGACCTCTTCACGCCAAAGCTCTAGGCTCTTTTCATTTTTTACGTGAGGCAGGTGCATAACGTGAATGTCCTTAAATTCGCCCATCAGCTCATACATTTTTTTCTTGCCATCACAGGTGGTCTCGCCGATTACTAGGTCGGAATTCCTCACAAACGGGCATTTGCCGGCTCTTGCTAGCCCGTAGCTTGCCTTTATCAGCGGGCAGAGATTTTTAGGCAGATATTTTTCACCCTCCGTGACCGCCGCATCTCCCGTAGCGCAGACGCTTACACTGTATGCGCCGGCTGCGTGTATGACCTCGCGCGGCGTGTAGGTGCAAAATATCGCGGCTATATGCTTGCCGCTGTTTTTGACCTCTTCGACCGATTTGGCTAAATTTTGCTTTGCCGTATCGTAAGTAGCGAAAATTTCGCTCATACTCATATTTTCATTTAGTGCCATTTTCTCTCCTTTGATCTTTTGCGCCGATGAGTGCAGCGCCTATGCTTCCGCAATATATCGCATTTTCATGCGTCGCGACCTTGCTTTGTAGGGCTTTTTGCAAGCATTCTTTGACGTAAGAGTTCTTACTAAAGCCACCGCTTAGAAAATAAAGCGTATTGCTTTGTTTTTTGACTAAATTCGAGATTTTATTTACAGCCGAGTTTATGATTGCGTTTGCGATATTTTCGCGTGAGATGTTTTGCGCGATGAGGCTTATTATTTCGGACTCTGCAAAGACCGTGCACATCGAGCTTATCGCGACCTCTTGGTCGGAATTTCGCGCCAGAGCCGTCAGCTCTTCAAAGCTAACTCCCAGGCGGTTTGACATCACTTCGAGGAATTTGCCCGTTCCGGCCGAGCATTTATCGTTCATCGTAAAGTCGCTGACAGCGCCGTATTCGAGCTTTATGGCCTTCGTGTCTTGTCCGCCGATGTCGATAACGGTGCAGTCTTTGCCAAAAAGATGGTGCGCGCCCAGGGCGTGACAGGTGATCTCGGTGATCGTTTTATTGGCGTATGGCACGCTCACGCGACCGTATCCGGTGGCTACGAAAAACGTCTCTTTTAAATTTAGGCTCTTGATCTTTTCAAATATATCTTTAGCCGTTTGTGCCGTACTCCAGCCCGTTGGCATGATGAAAAATTCTAAAAATCGGCTCTCGTTCGTGTCAAATACCGCGACTTTTGCGGAGGTAGAGCCTATGTCGATGCCGACTGAGTGCATTTTTGATCCGTTGTAAAGGTGTTTCTAAACTTAGAACTGTGGGAATTTTACATTTTTTAGGTCGCTTTGTCAATAAAATTTCGCTCTTAAATTTGTAGGATCGGGCAAGGATTTTGTAGGATCGTTCTATCTTGAAATTTTAAAAATGGATATAATTTAGCCTAGATTTTAAATTTAGGAGTGAGCTTGCCGTCTCAAAGACTATTTTCCAATATCGACCTTGCAAAGCTGTTTTTGCCTATCGTGATCGAGCAGTTTTTAGAGTACACCGTGGGGCTGGCGGCTCCATAATGGCCGCTCACGTGAGCGAAAGTGCAGTCTCGGCGGTGTCGCTCGTGGAATTCGTGATGGCGCTGTTTATCAGCGTGTTCTCGGCTCTTGCTACCGGTGGTGCGGTCATCGCCGGGCAGTATCTTGGCGATAAGCAGATAGGAAACGCCAGAAACGTCACGGATCAGCTTGTCTGGTTTAGCCTCGTATTTTCCGTAGCGGTGATGATCTTGCTTTATCTCGTGAAAGATTTGATGCTTGATTACGTTTTTGGCGACATCACGGAGACGGTCAGGCAAAATTCCAGCCATTATTTTTTATTAGTGCTTCCTTCGCTGCCTTTTTTGGCGCTTTATGCTTGCGGTGCGGCGATATTTAGGACGATGGGAAACTCCAAGCTGCCGATGTATATCATGCTCGTGATGAATATAACCAACGTCATTTTGACCGCCATTTTTATCTATGCTTTTAAATTTGGCGTCTTTGGCATCGGCGCGGCCGCTTTGATAACTAGGGGGCTGGCTTGCTTCATCGTTATTTACTTGCTTTTAGACATTAAGCTGAAGCTTCATATAAGAAAGACGCTAAGGCACAAATTTGACCTTGCGATGATAAAAAGGATCTTGAGTATCGGCATGCCTTATGGCTTTGAAAACGGGATGTTTTACGTGGGTCGCATCATCGTTTTGAGCCTAGTTACTATGTTTGGCACGGCAGCTATCGCGGCAAACGCCGTTGGCGGGACGATCGCGATGTTTCAGGTGCTGCCTGGTATGGCGATAGGTATGGGTCTGACAGTCGTCATCTCGCGCTGCGTGGGTGCGAGCGACTACGAACAGGCGAAATTTTACACCAAGCGCATAACCGCGATAGTCTATGTAGCGCAGTTTATAAGCTGTGTCGTCGTTATATTGCTACTTGAGCCTATATTGAATTTATACGCGCTTTCTAACGAGGCTCGCACACTCACCGCGCAGATAATCTGGTGGCACGGTGCGATGACGATAGTGTTTTGGCCATTGGCCTACACGTTACCAGTCGTATTTCGCGCTGCAGGAGACGCGAAATATCCGATGATAGTCAGCATCGTCTCGATGTTCGTTTGCCGCGTGGCACTAGCTTATGTCCTTAGCCTCATGCTTGGGCTTGGTATGATGGGGACGTGGTTTGCTATGTTTGTTGATTGGATCGTGAAAGCGGCGATATTCGTTTATAGGTATCTTAACGGCAAATGGATGGAATTTCGAGCGATTTAGGAGCAGAATTTAGACGAAGTCGAAGCAGAAAATCGGCGGCGATAGTGCGACATCACAAAATTTCATTACGCTCAAACGTTTAAATTTATGAGGGTTATATCTGCAGTGACCTTGAGGTAAATTTACCAGTTCGCTCGATGATTTTTAGCGTCTGCAAGCTATCTTTTATCGTCGCACCCTCTTGCTCGCCGCCATTTAGTAGATGAACAAAGCTTTCAAGCTCGCTCGTTAGCGCGTCGGCGCGCTTTACAAAGCAGTTTTGCACGCGGTAAGAGTTCGCGTCAAATTCAGTGAATTTAACGAGCGTTTGAGCTAACATATCCTCCTCAAAATACGCTCCCTTGCACGCTACTTCGATTTTTCGCTCTCTTTTTGGCGCAAGCCAGCTCGTGCTTATGGAAGCTAAAATTTCGCCCTCCAGCAAAAATGATAAATTTGCATTATCTTCAAATTTAGCATGCAACTTCTTTGAGCTCATCACGCTCATATCTTTTATCTCTTTTCGGCTCAGGTATCTTATCAGATCGATGTCATGCACGGCTAGATCGGTGAGTATCCCCACGTCTGCGATACGCTGCGGAAACGGCGCATTTCTCGTGATACGGATACTAAAAATTTCCTCATTTTCAAGCTCGTTTTTTAGCGCGACCACGGAGGGATTAAACCGCTCGATATGCCCGATGGCTACCTTTAAATTTATCCTTTGCGCCTCGTCAAGTAAAATTTGAGCGTCAGCCGCGTTTGAGGCGACCGGCTTTTCTATCAGCAAATTTACGCCCTTTTGCATGCATTTTAGCGCGGCGTCCTTATGCAGCGACGTTGGCGTGGCGATGATTGCGGCATCAAGTGGCTCGCCTGCGAGCATTTCGTCCAGGTCGCGGTAAAATTTAGGAGCTAAATTTCGCTCTTTAAACGGCCTGCAAAGCGCCGTCACATCGGTATCCGATATGCACGGGTCGCACACAGCGGC containing:
- the carB gene encoding carbamoyl-phosphate synthase large subunit, with the protein product MPKRDDIKTILLIGSGPIIIGQACEFDYSGTQAAKTLKELGYRVVLINSNPATIMTDPDFADATYIEPITTQSIGRIIKKERVDAILPTMGGQVALNVAMQLYEQNLLGDVKFLGANPEAIKKGEDRQIFKATMQRIGMDLPESRYAYNFDEAINAANEIGFPLIIRASYTLGGAGSGVAYNMDEFRELAAAGLDASPIHEILIEESLLGWKEYEMEVIRDRNDNCIIVCSIENFDPMGVHTGDSITVAPALTLTDKEYQAMRDASFKILREIGVDTGGSNVQFAINPKTGRMIVIEMNPRVSRSSALASKATGYPIAKVATLLAVGFSLDEIKNDITGTPASFEPVIDYIVTKIPRFTFEKFPGSNPYLGTAMKSVGEVMAIGRTFKESVQKALCSMERDLCGFNALNLDKNALIYGLRNANEARILYIAQAFRDGLSVDEVHEFSKIDPWFLDQIYQIVGFESKIDMDILNDANLLRTAKTMGFSDKMIAVLINEKDNLELSQNDIYFAREKLGINFEYNEVDTCAGEFKALTPYLYSTTNVTKLPRKEQNLDANKKKVMIIGGGPNRIGQGIEFDYCCVHASYALRDMGVKTIMYNCNPETVSTDYDTSDVLYFEPIDFEHVRSVIEHEKPDGVIVHFGGQTPLKFAKRLVVAGAKIIGTSARTIDIAEDRKKFSEFISNLGIRQPTNDTATSEDEALKKAAAIGYPVLVRPSYVLGGRAMRRVHSESELKQYMSEAVKVSNNSPVLLDKFLQDATELDVDAISDGKDVYIGAIMEHIEEAGIHSGDSACILPPLSLSPEMIAKVEAQTRDIALNLGVVGLMNIQFAIYENELYMIEVNPRASRTVPFVSKATGVPMAKVATRVMWQGDLREALKFYDQYGIVEQAGEILKPRVKDHVCVKEAVFPFNKLSGADLILGPEMKSTGEVMGISADFASSFAKSQIAASNCLPTGGNVFLTLTDADKPYAAQLAKELINLGFNIVATGGTHKILSQNGVEAEFVYKISEGRPNIEDRLKNGDIALVINTSDSKSSVDDGKKIRQNVLRFKIPYFTTMRAALAAARSIKSVQEGSALEVRSLQEYLQK
- a CDS encoding N-6 DNA methylase, which produces MITKENLQELAIFLGFTKDKKCEYYVSENGLAIDFENEKLIYPKELKKSDETTSNFSHNENFVVFECVNALLDLGYKPENLEIEPRWKLGRSTKSGKADILVCDHSKNAYLIIECKTYGDEFEKEWNNMCSNGGQLFSYAWQEQKTKFICLYASDFDKKLTHQSKIINIQNIFKAFSPQNNDELVASWINNGSIFNESGIFENSEPYFIGEARKTTQNLQDIGEQIDEKYNKFATILRKHNISSKENAFDKLVNLFLCKIVDEIKNKDNLKFTYKGDLADSFFDMQDRLEELYQIGMKEFLNEDVTYINDDAIDRSFLEFKDNALKQTIKKYFLELKFFSSNNFAFLEVYNKELFNKNAIVLKEIIQEFENLRLKSNKPNQFLGNLFEMFLDGGFQQSEGQFFTPFPIVKFIIRSLPLNELIENDKNLSIIDYACGAGHFLIEYANELKHYIAPSELSAFYSQIYGIEKEYRLSKVSKVSAFMYGQEDINIVYADGLKSHKNIKDGTFSLLVANPPYSVKGFLQTLDDEDRQKFSLNEFANDESNNIECFFIERAYQLLKPHGIAAIILPSSFLNKSTPKIYEKAREIVLKNFKIIAICELSNKTFGKTGTNTITLFLKKRFEPPRYADILSDRAINNFINDDGYKDENLLADYAKFQDFDENELGEFLNKNIKNTIFESEIFKDYEREFEKSNAYKELIGNFDKPKFKRIEFEKTPEFKDINNDKKALNEALKNFKIPQWRKDELKNEAFVKFAKEIELEKIYYFILAKSQQNVLIIKSPTENKEQKEFLGYEWSESKGKEGIKLLNNVSIKNDELDEAQKQIISSIKGMDIINTPLYNPKDKDDNLKLSFLIRQNFNADLKQIPGNLTKFASVSKLVDMMDFKKPKFDKAINLSVKSSVEIVSKFPLVRLGECGDFFMGGTPSRNISQYWNGDIKWLTIGDYANFDLILDTKEKITDLGIQNSSAKVVKSGCIVVSIYATIGRVGILGSDMATNQAIVALKVNQNFINKYVMYSIDYFKFQMFDKTITTSQKNINLEILKSIKIPNPPREIQEKIVAECEKVYDEFKTIRMEISELKAKMSEIFSKFDIKFSQNSGGGGGRPYDLLKNLDIIFNPSKAFIREFGDETLVSFVDMQSLSEDGYIQKQQIKPLGQLRSGSYTYFEKNDIVLAKITPCMENGKCAFAENLSTDIGLGSSEFHVLRCNKNKILPKFLFGFLNRRDIREQAAKRMTGASGHRRVPIDFYKNLEICTPPLEIQSQIIAEFEILEAQIKVRETKLEQAQNAYSKILNKYL
- a CDS encoding double-cubane-cluster-containing anaerobic reductase, producing MALNENMSMSEIFATYDTAKQNLAKSVEEVKNSGKHIAAIFCTYTPREVIHAAGAYSVSVCATGDAAVTEGEKYLPKNLCPLIKASYGLARAGKCPFVRNSDLVIGETTCDGKKKMYELMGEFKDIHVMHLPHVKNEKSLELWREEVAKLKSRLEEKFGTTVNDDELREAIKIFNKERELMDKFQSFSKLVPPPLNGKELHQILYGNGFIFDKEEQLKDLEIIIKRLEEMVKNGESAVHKSAKRIIITGCPSGGMFDKIVPPIEEAGGVVVAFENCTGSKNFSNLINEEDEPLMAIAKRYMSIPCSIMSPNKDRERVIQEMIKEYKADGVIDVVLQACHTYNIETINMKRACNEIGTPYMALETDYSPSDAGQIRTRLEAFIEML
- a CDS encoding acyl-CoA dehydratase activase; translated protein: MHSVGIDIGSTSAKVAVFDTNESRFLEFFIMPTGWSTAQTAKDIFEKIKSLNLKETFFVATGYGRVSVPYANKTITEITCHALGAHHLFGKDCTVIDIGGQDTKAIKLEYGAVSDFTMNDKCSAGTGKFLEVMSNRLGVSFEELTALARNSDQEVAISSMCTVFAESEIISLIAQNISRENIANAIINSAVNKISNLVKKQSNTLYFLSGGFSKNSYVKECLQKALQSKVATHENAIYCGSIGAALIGAKDQRRENGTK
- a CDS encoding MATE family efflux transporter, yielding MAAHVSESAVSAVSLVEFVMALFISVFSALATGGAVIAGQYLGDKQIGNARNVTDQLVWFSLVFSVAVMILLYLVKDLMLDYVFGDITETVRQNSSHYFLLVLPSLPFLALYACGAAIFRTMGNSKLPMYIMLVMNITNVILTAIFIYAFKFGVFGIGAAALITRGLACFIVIYLLLDIKLKLHIRKTLRHKFDLAMIKRILSIGMPYGFENGMFYVGRIIVLSLVTMFGTAAIAANAVGGTIAMFQVLPGMAIGMGLTVVISRCVGASDYEQAKFYTKRITAIVYVAQFISCVVVILLLEPILNLYALSNEARTLTAQIIWWHGAMTIVFWPLAYTLPVVFRAAGDAKYPMIVSIVSMFVCRVALAYVLSLMLGLGMMGTWFAMFVDWIVKAAIFVYRYLNGKWMEFRAI
- a CDS encoding Gfo/Idh/MocA family protein — protein: MLKFAIVGLGVMGKNHFRALQNISGIKLAAVCDPCISDTDVTALCRPFKERNLAPKFYRDLDEMLAGEPLDAAIIATPTSLHKDAALKCMQKGVNLLIEKPVASNAADAQILLDEAQRINLKVAIGHIERFNPSVVALKNELENEEIFSIRITRNAPFPQRIADVGILTDLAVHDIDLIRYLSRKEIKDMSVMSSKKLHAKFEDNANLSFLLEGEILASISTSWLAPKRERKIEVACKGAYFEEDMLAQTLVKFTEFDANSYRVQNCFVKRADALTSELESFVHLLNGGEQEGATIKDSLQTLKIIERTGKFTSRSLQI